In a single window of the Thunnus maccoyii chromosome 7, fThuMac1.1, whole genome shotgun sequence genome:
- the LOC121900403 gene encoding zinc finger BED domain-containing protein 5-like has translation MSIAVDESTDRTDMAQLCIYVRFFDGVCFWEEPLGLIPLEGHTTVEVIFQKIVSFFNERELDLQKVCLLVNDGTPTMIGRVQGLVARLSAIAPHMQFLHCVIHQSLLCATLGGDLKNTMDTVMNIGNFIRSTSSLQHRLFRQLLADTSAEHTDLFVHNDLRWLSKGKFLDCVCQLSQEIVSFLCMCKHKRATNLMECMLDEQFMAEVHFLCDIFGHLNTLNLEVQEWEKSIADLVERLCAFKKKLTIFTTDLMVTKVLHFPELRAFMSTAPGAHITPVMRDFMTKLTENFTERFQGFSIPIEISTTNWCQKWDRSTEGVWTRSRRRPIILKPNLQPQPRHKDGVSKCRILNSTGCCPGDASTRHNNKMNQQPKLIRRLIHGQELHHLITLTFPHLMFPSSTLIHLAYDNFWMRPQQQQINRTKLPPLLISGLVWYSKDLKIQPSSLCFHSSPPISSET, from the exons ATGTCTATCGCTGTCGACGAATCAACTGATCGTACCGACATGGCCCAGCTATGCATCTATGTCAGGTTTTTCGACGGAGTGTGCTTTTGGGAAGAACCTCTGGGACTTATTCCATTGGAGGGACACACAACAGTTGAGGTGATTTTTCAAAAgattgtctcattttttaatgAGCGTGAACTGGATTTACAAAAAGTTTGCCTGTTGGTTAATGATGGCACTCCAACTATGATTGGTAGAGTGCAAGGGCTGGTGGCGAGGCTATCAGCCATAGCCCCACATATGCAGTTTTTACACTGTGTCATTCATCAGTCTTTGCTGTGTGCAACGCTCGGTGGTGATCTGAAAAACACTATGGACACTGTTATGAACATTGGGAATTTTATTCGATCAACCTCCAGCCTGCAACATCGCCTCTTCCGTCAGCTACTTGCTGACACCTCTGCAGAACACACTGACTTATTTGTCCATAACGACCTCAGATGGCTCAGCAAAGGAAAGTTTCTGGACTGTGTCTGTCAACTCAGCCAGGAGATTGTGTCTTTCCTTTGCATGTGTAAACACAAACGGGCAACAAACCTCATGGAGTGCATGTTGGATGAACAGTTTATGGCAGAAGTCCACTTTCTGTGTGACATTTTTGGACACTTGAATACTTTGAATTTGGAAGTGCAGGAGTGGGAAAAATCTATTGCTGATTTGGTTGAGAGGCTTTGTGCCTTCAAGAAAAAGCTAACGATTTTCACAACAGACCTAATGGTAACAAAAGTGCTGCACTTCCCAGAACTCCGTGCATTCATGAGCACAGCACCTGGGGCACACATAACACCCGTCATGAGAGACTTCATGACAAAATTGACTGAGAACTTTACTGAGAGATTCCAAGGCTTCAGCATTCCCATTGAG atttctACCACAAACTGGTGTCAGAAGTGGGATCGCTCGACTGAGGGTGTCTGGACTCGGAGTCGAAGGAGGCCGATCATCCTGAAGCCAAATCTTCAGCCTCAACCTCGCCACAAGGACGG tgtgtcaaAATGCAGGATTCTGAATTCAACTGGGTGCTGCCCAGGAGACGCCTCAACCCGCCACAACAACAAGATGAACCAGCAGCCCAAGCTCATCAGACGCCTGATCCATGGCCAAGAGCTACACCACCTTATAACTCTAACCTTCCCCCATCTCATGTTCCCCTCATCTACCCTGATACATCTGGCTTACGACAACTTTTGGATGAggccacagcaacaacaaatcaACAGGACAAAGCTGCCTCCCCTTCTTATATCAGGTCTGGTCTGGTATTCAAAAGATCTCAAAATCCAACCATCATCCCTGTGCTTTCATTCATCACCCCCCATCTCCAGTGAGACCTGA
- the LOC121900414 gene encoding kallikrein-11-like: MLLKMSSKAHFSNTVKPIGLAGQGDGSLPKSCIVSGWGTTSSNTGHMSHRLMEANVTLSDEEQCVTENSYCSQGDRVWETLVVHWSMKMERHTGYCPTPPVHMEVAQKCTIMPRFLTIDTGSIHS; the protein is encoded by the exons ATGTTACTCAag ATGAGCTCCAaggcacatttcagcaacactGTGAAACCCATTGGTCTCGCAGGTCAAGGTGACGGCTCTCTGCCAAAATCATGTATAGTCTCCGGCTGGGGCACAACAAGCAGCAACACAGGACACATGTCTCATAGACTCATGGAAGCCAATGTAACACTAAGTGATGAAGAGCAGTGTGTTACCGAAAACTCATACTGCTCTCAGGGAGACCGGGTGTG GGAGACGCTGGTGGTCCACTGGTCTATGAAGATGGAAAGGCATACGGGGTATTGTCCTACACCTCCAGTCCACATGGAGGTGGCccaaaaatgtacaattatgCCAAGATTCCTGACTATAGATACTGGATCGATTCATTCATGA